In a single window of the Leisingera daeponensis DSM 23529 genome:
- a CDS encoding plasmid recombination protein, with the protein MPSEYKPHKNKNKPIGIFFVFAETRIREADPSSKMTVQPMFTQAQPVILDEAPVVLRFAGLFPRDLGKFKMHDERSGGDLDHVDQELSRLNQVLAGGPGWQQQIRDEIAEMRRHNHQEHLRALRAKSRMKDARKLEAEGPADPWRSCSRGPLREGIITVNKDWFGGAGLLEWDPERVSAFRKTAMSFLGENFPNGQLRYASAHVDEEAYHIHFVVAVWTEKPSANRGHQILLQASENPLIKSYEHAQDLAGEAFETIGITRGERRAEARRQARAEGKPLPERRQHVPPSKWRAEERQKAQAEKKRILGDALDEAKAAVENGRDLAKATVKKSRKRAVKEARVRKQRTARETAKMIRRRDMAEAEAVQKEKAADAANALKKKIVAEVGALEPRVKGYEARAEEAAEKYRAKMAARKAEEEKRARVIQERQQAEQVLNATKAEKSDLAAQLRRMVQHRGQEEKAAAEARAARLAEEKRLQEAEEKVRLKATEAEVITDAIETGLDLVADGAVFWREASADQQAGLTWGGAAPDTKGARDEKLKEIRPAMRMVTRIAQLVARTVKRALANERQKLKQDADYVRGLRQKWEPEDAARLSRITLGGINSGPK; encoded by the coding sequence TTGCCTAGTGAGTACAAGCCTCACAAAAACAAAAATAAGCCTATCGGGATTTTCTTCGTCTTCGCGGAGACTCGGATCAGAGAAGCAGATCCGAGCAGCAAGATGACCGTACAGCCCATGTTCACCCAAGCCCAGCCCGTAATTCTTGATGAAGCACCGGTTGTGCTGCGCTTTGCAGGCTTGTTTCCGCGGGATCTCGGCAAGTTCAAGATGCATGACGAGCGCTCTGGTGGCGACCTGGATCATGTCGACCAGGAGCTGTCCCGGCTGAACCAGGTGCTGGCCGGCGGGCCGGGCTGGCAGCAGCAGATACGTGATGAAATTGCTGAGATGCGCCGTCACAATCACCAGGAGCATTTGCGTGCCCTCAGAGCCAAATCACGCATGAAGGACGCCAGGAAGCTGGAGGCGGAAGGGCCTGCAGACCCCTGGCGGTCCTGCAGCAGAGGCCCGCTGCGGGAAGGCATCATCACAGTCAACAAAGATTGGTTCGGTGGCGCAGGCCTGTTGGAATGGGATCCGGAACGTGTCTCTGCTTTCCGCAAAACCGCCATGTCGTTCCTCGGTGAAAACTTTCCAAACGGGCAGCTGCGCTATGCAAGCGCCCACGTCGATGAAGAAGCTTACCATATCCACTTTGTCGTGGCCGTTTGGACCGAGAAACCATCCGCCAACCGCGGGCATCAGATTCTGCTGCAGGCATCTGAGAACCCGCTCATCAAAAGCTATGAGCATGCCCAGGATCTTGCCGGAGAGGCCTTCGAGACAATCGGGATCACCCGGGGGGAGCGCCGAGCCGAGGCCCGGCGCCAGGCGCGGGCAGAGGGAAAACCTCTGCCCGAGCGGCGGCAGCATGTGCCGCCGTCAAAGTGGCGTGCCGAGGAGCGCCAAAAGGCGCAGGCAGAGAAGAAGCGCATCCTGGGCGATGCCCTGGATGAGGCAAAGGCGGCCGTTGAAAACGGCCGGGACTTGGCCAAGGCCACGGTCAAGAAATCGCGCAAACGCGCGGTGAAAGAGGCACGGGTCCGCAAACAGCGGACCGCGAGGGAAACTGCAAAGATGATCCGCCGCCGCGATATGGCGGAGGCAGAGGCTGTGCAGAAGGAAAAAGCGGCTGACGCCGCGAATGCTCTGAAAAAGAAAATTGTGGCTGAGGTCGGGGCATTGGAGCCGAGGGTTAAGGGGTATGAGGCAAGGGCAGAAGAAGCTGCGGAAAAGTACCGGGCCAAGATGGCAGCGCGGAAGGCCGAAGAGGAAAAACGCGCGCGGGTTATCCAAGAAAGGCAACAGGCCGAGCAGGTGCTGAACGCCACGAAGGCAGAGAAATCTGATCTGGCCGCTCAACTGCGGCGGATGGTTCAGCACCGCGGCCAGGAAGAAAAAGCGGCTGCTGAGGCCCGGGCTGCCCGGCTGGCTGAGGAGAAGAGGCTGCAGGAGGCAGAAGAAAAGGTCCGGTTGAAGGCAACGGAGGCAGAGGTCATCACGGATGCCATCGAGACCGGATTGGATTTGGTTGCTGATGGGGCGGTCTTCTGGCGGGAGGCGTCTGCGGATCAGCAGGCCGGCTTGACTTGGGGCGGGGCCGCTCCGGATACCAAGGGTGCGCGGGATGAAAAGCTGAAAGAAATCCGCCCGGCAATGCGGATGGTCACGCGCATTGCTCAACTGGTGGCCCGGACCGTGAAACGCGCGCTCGCCAACGAACGGCAAAAGTTGAAGCAGGACGCGGATTATGTCCGCGGCCTGCGTCAGAAATGGGAGCCGGAAGATGCAGCGAGGCTGTCGAGGATCACGCTCGGTGGTATAAACAGCGGACCGAAATAG
- a CDS encoding L,D-transpeptidase, with amino-acid sequence MFTRRHFVTSSTALFSTAISGPVWAGSWPTATQKANWDAQITPPNYDPATSNPWGLHQRFLPTRVVANDGLVPGDIHVDAIARYLYHIEEGGTAMRYGVAIARGNLYEPGTYTIRRKVEWPHWTPTQSMIERDPEAYSQYANGQEPGPKNALGSRALYLYVGNRDTYLRIHGTPWPRSIGGRASSGCVRMVMAHINDLYPNVEAGSTAYLYEAEDGITSRS; translated from the coding sequence ATGTTCACGAGACGCCATTTTGTCACAAGTTCGACAGCACTGTTCTCTACCGCAATTTCGGGACCGGTGTGGGCCGGTTCTTGGCCAACCGCCACACAGAAGGCAAACTGGGACGCTCAAATTACGCCGCCAAACTATGATCCGGCAACGTCTAACCCATGGGGGCTGCATCAACGTTTCCTTCCGACCCGAGTCGTTGCAAACGACGGGTTGGTGCCGGGGGACATCCATGTCGATGCCATCGCGAGGTACCTATACCACATTGAAGAAGGCGGAACCGCCATGCGCTATGGTGTGGCCATAGCCCGTGGCAATTTGTACGAGCCTGGCACTTACACCATCCGGCGCAAAGTTGAGTGGCCGCATTGGACGCCTACGCAATCCATGATCGAACGCGACCCGGAGGCCTATTCCCAGTACGCAAACGGCCAGGAACCAGGCCCGAAGAACGCGCTAGGTTCCCGCGCTCTCTACTTGTACGTCGGAAACCGGGATACCTACCTGCGTATTCATGGAACGCCATGGCCGCGTTCGATCGGGGGCAGGGCAAGTTCAGGATGCGTTCGCATGGTGATGGCGCATATCAACGATCTCTACCCAAACGTGGAAGCCGGCTCGACCGCCTATCTGTATGAGGCCGAAGACGGCATCACTTCGCGGAGTTGA
- a CDS encoding heavy metal translocating P-type ATPase yields the protein MAVLNRVVGPNVGGTEHLAFDVINGRMTVLDTARALSDSEVAKLVASTGMSAKPWDAENAAEDQVAHLARQRRFTVLSGGFWAAGFFYHVVGTGMGGAIGLFSGHGEAPMPLAEAGLFAVAILFGVWLVAPKAWSSARRFSPDMNLLMVVAVAGAIGLGELFEAATVAFFFSLSLYLESWSVGRARNAVSALLDLAPPTARVLYDNGSEADVPASAVAVNAKFIVRGGDRIPLDGEVVDGAGAVDQAPITGESALVPKEPGDEVYAGTINGEGTLTVRATKAASDTVLAKITRMVGDAHARRAPVEQWVAKFARIYTPVVMALAIAIAVLPPLIGGAWGFWFYNALVLLVIACPCALVISTPVSIVAALASSARAGVLIKGGTYVEAPGRTTALALDKTGTITEGRPEVAAIHPLGKAEARDLLALASSLEARSSHPLERAILERAGRDAVSIAAAEDTRTVPGRGLEGRAGDRAVWLGSDRFAAEKGFGDAIPGELRDRIEGAGATLVAVGDETGVLGVLELRDRIRPDAKGIVSKLHAQGVNTIVMLTGDNERTARAAAAEVGIDEVRAELLPEDKVAAIEDLVDSHSVVVMIGDGVNDAPAMARAHYGIAMGAVGSDAAIETADIALMTDDIAKVPWLIAHSRRTMSIIRQNIGLSLATKTAFVVATAFGMASMWGAIAADVGVSFLVVANALRLLNAGGRHKSPPKGGEPVGEQMAHGALAHGH from the coding sequence GTGGCAGTCCTGAACCGGGTCGTAGGTCCGAATGTGGGCGGAACTGAACATCTTGCGTTCGATGTGATCAACGGACGCATGACGGTTCTTGATACCGCAAGAGCATTATCCGACTCCGAGGTCGCCAAGTTGGTCGCCAGCACCGGGATGAGCGCAAAGCCCTGGGACGCCGAGAACGCAGCGGAGGATCAGGTGGCGCATTTGGCACGTCAAAGGCGCTTCACCGTGTTGAGCGGCGGTTTCTGGGCGGCAGGGTTCTTCTACCACGTCGTCGGGACCGGTATGGGTGGGGCTATCGGGCTGTTCTCGGGCCATGGGGAGGCGCCGATGCCGCTGGCCGAAGCCGGGCTCTTCGCGGTTGCGATCCTCTTTGGCGTCTGGCTCGTTGCGCCCAAGGCATGGTCTTCAGCTAGGCGATTTTCGCCCGACATGAACCTCCTGATGGTCGTCGCCGTCGCTGGCGCCATCGGCCTTGGCGAACTTTTCGAGGCCGCGACGGTTGCCTTCTTCTTCTCGCTTTCGCTTTATCTCGAAAGCTGGAGCGTCGGCCGGGCGAGGAATGCAGTTTCGGCGCTGCTGGACCTAGCGCCACCCACGGCGCGGGTGCTGTACGACAATGGATCGGAAGCGGACGTTCCGGCGTCCGCTGTGGCGGTTAATGCAAAATTCATCGTGCGAGGCGGCGACCGCATCCCGCTTGACGGTGAAGTCGTTGACGGAGCAGGCGCTGTTGATCAGGCCCCTATCACCGGCGAAAGTGCTCTGGTGCCAAAGGAGCCGGGCGACGAAGTCTATGCCGGCACCATCAACGGCGAAGGCACGCTCACTGTGCGCGCAACGAAGGCGGCGTCGGACACCGTGCTCGCGAAAATCACCCGCATGGTCGGCGACGCCCACGCCCGCCGCGCACCGGTGGAACAGTGGGTGGCAAAATTCGCGCGGATTTACACGCCGGTTGTCATGGCGCTGGCAATTGCCATCGCGGTTCTGCCGCCACTTATTGGCGGTGCCTGGGGCTTCTGGTTCTACAACGCTCTGGTACTTCTGGTCATCGCCTGCCCCTGTGCGCTGGTGATTTCGACACCCGTCTCGATCGTTGCGGCGCTGGCCTCATCGGCGCGTGCGGGCGTGCTGATCAAGGGCGGCACATATGTCGAGGCACCAGGCCGCACGACGGCGCTGGCCTTGGACAAGACCGGGACGATCACCGAGGGTCGGCCGGAAGTGGCAGCAATCCATCCGCTTGGAAAGGCGGAGGCGCGGGATCTGCTTGCGCTGGCGTCGTCGCTGGAGGCACGCTCCTCGCATCCGCTGGAGCGCGCGATCCTCGAGCGCGCCGGGCGGGACGCCGTTTCAATAGCCGCCGCGGAGGATACCCGCACAGTGCCGGGGCGCGGGCTTGAAGGGCGCGCGGGTGACCGGGCCGTCTGGCTTGGTTCTGACCGGTTCGCCGCAGAGAAAGGTTTTGGCGATGCCATTCCTGGTGAGTTGCGGGACCGGATCGAAGGTGCCGGGGCGACGCTGGTCGCGGTGGGCGACGAGACAGGCGTATTAGGCGTTCTCGAATTGCGCGACCGGATCAGGCCCGACGCCAAAGGCATCGTCTCAAAATTGCACGCACAGGGTGTTAACACCATTGTCATGCTGACTGGCGACAACGAGCGTACGGCGCGCGCCGCAGCAGCCGAAGTCGGTATCGACGAGGTGCGTGCCGAACTGCTGCCCGAAGACAAGGTAGCTGCCATCGAGGACCTGGTGGACAGTCATTCGGTTGTTGTCATGATCGGAGACGGCGTGAACGACGCCCCTGCCATGGCGCGGGCACATTACGGCATCGCCATGGGCGCCGTGGGCTCGGACGCGGCCATCGAGACGGCGGACATCGCGCTGATGACCGACGACATCGCCAAAGTGCCGTGGCTGATTGCCCATTCGCGCCGCACAATGAGCATCATCCGCCAGAACATCGGCCTTTCGCTAGCGACGAAAACCGCCTTTGTCGTGGCGACCGCCTTTGGTATGGCCTCGATGTGGGGGGCCATTGCGGCGGACGTGGGCGTCTCGTTTCTGGTGGTGGCCAATGCGCTGCGGCTGCTGAACGCAGGCGGCCGCCACAAGTCGCCGCCGAAAGGCGGCGAGCCGGTGGGCGAACAAATGGCGCACGGCGCTTTGGCACACGGTCATTGA
- a CDS encoding L,D-transpeptidase family protein, with the protein MIYRIPRRIILLGGIAALLSGCASKFRKYTGPEVTRLRLYKSERLLVLDGAEGVLRTYPVGLGFAPEGHKQFEGDGRTPEGAYLIDRRNPDSLFHLSIGISYPNEADLAFAAAQGKSPGGDIFIHGGPRRGIDPMNKRDWTAGCISVSDRQIEEVYAMVRDGTPIEIYA; encoded by the coding sequence ATGATCTACAGAATTCCGAGACGCATAATTCTACTGGGCGGCATTGCCGCGCTCCTATCCGGCTGTGCAAGCAAGTTCCGCAAGTATACCGGGCCCGAGGTTACCCGTTTGCGGCTCTACAAATCAGAACGTTTGCTTGTGTTGGATGGTGCTGAGGGTGTTTTGCGCACCTATCCGGTCGGGCTGGGGTTTGCACCGGAAGGCCATAAGCAATTTGAGGGAGATGGACGAACGCCCGAAGGAGCCTATCTCATTGACCGGCGCAATCCTGACAGTCTGTTCCATCTCTCCATCGGCATCTCTTATCCAAACGAGGCGGACCTCGCATTTGCAGCGGCACAGGGCAAATCTCCGGGCGGTGACATCTTCATCCATGGCGGGCCGCGGCGGGGCATTGACCCAATGAACAAACGCGACTGGACCGCAGGCTGCATCTCCGTTTCCGACCGCCAGATCGAAGAGGTCTATGCAATGGTGCGGGACGGGACGCCCATCGAAATATATGCCTAG
- a CDS encoding DUF411 domain-containing protein: protein MKRPIAALACALALLPAAQALAQATPIDVKKTNGCGCCLAWMKHLEENGFAPSGQNMFAGLLVRFKLDNGVPQRMVSCHTGLTEGYVIEGHVPAADIRRLLAERPDAVGLAVPGMPLGSPGMDQGSWREAYDVFLINNDGSTEVYANYTGN, encoded by the coding sequence ATGAAACGACCGATCGCCGCCCTGGCATGTGCTCTTGCTCTGCTACCCGCCGCACAGGCGCTGGCCCAAGCGACGCCCATCGATGTAAAAAAGACCAATGGCTGCGGTTGCTGCCTCGCCTGGATGAAACACCTGGAGGAAAACGGGTTTGCTCCAAGCGGACAAAACATGTTCGCAGGGCTGCTCGTGCGTTTCAAACTCGACAACGGCGTGCCGCAGCGCATGGTGTCTTGCCACACAGGTCTCACCGAAGGTTACGTAATTGAGGGACATGTGCCCGCGGCCGACATTCGCCGGCTCCTTGCCGAACGTCCCGACGCGGTGGGTCTTGCCGTGCCCGGCATGCCGCTCGGCTCACCTGGCATGGATCAGGGCAGCTGGCGCGAGGCCTACGATGTGTTCCTGATTAACAATGACGGCTCGACCGAAGTCTACGCCAATTACACCGGCAACTGA
- a CDS encoding M23 family metallopeptidase — protein sequence MRMRCLMARLAVTGGVSAAVAVVATSYSTEPVQPTLAEAGVWEPAPLTPPRFVERPSYILARAQPKISPDFRPPFLPVVVRNDAPLTAIEPSLTTWSRKIAPGETLDAVLAEAGLAATDRAEIALALGAEYDLRRLRPGHAITVLSTADGRPRNVTLAVEEGIRIEAVFGEQPATRVVAPEPEIVTLAGEARIDSSIFAALDNAGMPARFAVDLAQMLGGTVDFRRELSGGETLRLLWREARIANKAIRQPEISFAALDLGDALYEIAWPEDGTGKATIYLDGEVLRVFSQPVEGARLTSVFGRRKHPVYGNVRMHTGVDFAAALGTPVRATAPGRVAFIGWRGGYGRVVEIAHGADTLTRYAHLSAVPEGFTEGQRVSAGDTIGRIGATGTATGPNLHYEVRVDGRPTDPLTDDRLAEAAGRAIPDTAALTRLKAARARLEEQLASVIATNPNESL from the coding sequence ATGAGAATGAGGTGCCTGATGGCCAGGCTAGCGGTTACGGGCGGGGTTTCGGCGGCGGTCGCAGTGGTCGCCACCTCCTACTCAACGGAGCCTGTGCAGCCGACCCTTGCCGAGGCAGGCGTTTGGGAACCTGCGCCCCTCACGCCGCCCCGGTTTGTGGAAAGACCCTCTTACATACTTGCTCGCGCGCAGCCTAAAATTTCGCCGGACTTTCGTCCGCCGTTCCTCCCGGTCGTGGTAAGGAATGATGCTCCGCTGACTGCCATTGAGCCGTCACTCACCACATGGTCACGCAAAATAGCTCCGGGAGAGACACTTGATGCGGTTTTGGCCGAGGCCGGGCTTGCCGCCACCGACCGCGCTGAGATCGCTCTTGCGCTTGGCGCAGAATACGATCTCCGCCGGCTGCGCCCCGGTCACGCAATCACTGTCCTATCCACGGCAGATGGACGCCCTCGCAACGTGACCCTTGCTGTCGAAGAGGGCATACGGATCGAGGCAGTTTTCGGCGAACAGCCTGCAACCCGGGTTGTGGCTCCTGAACCTGAAATCGTGACCCTTGCTGGCGAGGCCAGGATCGACTCCTCGATCTTCGCTGCGCTGGACAATGCGGGGATGCCTGCGCGTTTCGCCGTCGATCTGGCGCAAATGCTCGGCGGCACAGTAGATTTCCGGCGCGAACTAAGCGGTGGCGAGACGCTGCGCCTTCTCTGGCGCGAGGCGCGGATCGCGAACAAGGCTATCCGCCAACCCGAAATCTCGTTTGCTGCACTGGATCTTGGAGACGCTCTCTATGAAATAGCCTGGCCAGAGGATGGGACCGGCAAGGCCACAATCTATCTCGATGGCGAGGTGCTGCGTGTCTTTTCCCAGCCCGTGGAGGGCGCGCGGCTCACTTCTGTCTTCGGCCGCCGCAAACACCCAGTCTATGGCAATGTCCGAATGCACACTGGCGTCGACTTTGCTGCAGCGCTCGGAACGCCTGTCCGCGCCACGGCGCCCGGTCGTGTTGCGTTTATTGGATGGCGCGGTGGCTATGGCCGGGTTGTCGAGATCGCCCATGGCGCAGACACACTGACCCGTTACGCTCATCTCAGCGCCGTGCCCGAAGGCTTTACCGAGGGCCAGCGCGTGTCGGCCGGGGATACCATCGGCCGGATCGGCGCGACGGGAACTGCGACCGGCCCCAATCTGCATTACGAGGTGCGCGTAGACGGCCGCCCCACTGACCCGCTCACCGATGACCGGCTCGCCGAGGCCGCCGGGCGTGCAATTCCTGACACTGCCGCGCTTACACGCCTGAAAGCGGCACGTGCCAGGCTCGAGGAGCAGCTCGCCAGCGTGATCGCCACGAACCCTAACGAAAGCCTTTGA
- a CDS encoding SCO family protein, whose translation MRRRSALGYGAAAFGAAGLALFLGWWRVDGPGAPEPMGQRPSPLTAMDFRLTDHTGQPVGPDTLAGRPSMVFFGFTYCPDVCPTTLSDISSWLDMMGDDAERLNIIFITVDPERDTVDAMAEYVGYFHPEIRGWTGPEAQIKRAIESFRATYEKVEGEDGRYTMNHTASVFLFDAEGRFVSTIDYHEPREFAVPKIRRAMNEKPEGAT comes from the coding sequence ATGCGGCGGCGTTCGGCTCTCGGATATGGCGCGGCGGCATTTGGTGCGGCCGGCCTGGCACTTTTCCTGGGCTGGTGGCGTGTGGACGGCCCCGGCGCACCAGAGCCCATGGGCCAGCGGCCCTCGCCGCTTACGGCGATGGACTTCCGCCTGACTGACCACACAGGGCAGCCTGTCGGTCCTGATACGCTGGCCGGGCGCCCGTCGATGGTATTTTTCGGCTTTACCTACTGTCCTGACGTCTGCCCCACGACGCTTTCGGACATCTCCAGTTGGCTGGACATGATGGGCGACGACGCCGAGCGGCTGAACATCATCTTCATCACAGTCGATCCCGAGCGCGACACCGTTGACGCTATGGCGGAATATGTCGGCTATTTCCATCCGGAGATCCGCGGCTGGACCGGTCCGGAAGCGCAGATCAAGCGTGCAATCGAGAGCTTCCGCGCGACCTATGAGAAGGTTGAAGGCGAGGATGGGCGATACACGATGAACCATACGGCGAGCGTCTTCCTGTTCGACGCCGAGGGGCGCTTCGTCAGCACTATCGACTACCACGAACCGAGGGAATTCGCAGTTCCGAAAATCCGGCGCGCAATGAATGAGAAACCGGAGGGAGCGACATGA
- a CDS encoding copper chaperone PCu(A)C — MKPVLHAALAALALPLGTASAVLAGSGQVSIENAWSRASIGTSRPGAAYMEILNTGDETVILTGLKTDIAMMPEIHRSSTNEQGVSSMAPAGDVSIAPGETVALEPGGLHAMLMKLQRPMKEGETFLLSLIFSDGGGVSVDVPVLGIAARGPEN; from the coding sequence ATGAAACCGGTACTTCATGCTGCTCTTGCAGCACTTGCCCTGCCACTCGGCACCGCCTCTGCCGTGCTGGCCGGTTCCGGCCAAGTGAGCATCGAAAATGCCTGGTCGCGGGCATCAATCGGCACCAGCCGTCCCGGAGCTGCCTACATGGAGATTTTGAACACGGGCGATGAGACGGTCATCCTGACGGGACTCAAGACTGATATTGCCATGATGCCCGAAATCCACCGGAGTTCGACAAACGAACAAGGCGTCAGTTCAATGGCTCCCGCGGGTGACGTTTCCATTGCACCAGGTGAGACAGTCGCGCTGGAGCCCGGCGGTCTGCACGCCATGCTGATGAAACTTCAGCGTCCGATGAAGGAAGGGGAGACTTTTCTGCTGTCGCTCATCTTTTCGGACGGTGGCGGGGTATCAGTCGACGTGCCGGTACTTGGCATCGCAGCGCGCGGCCCGGAAAACTGA
- a CDS encoding DsbA family protein has protein sequence MNRRSMILSVPVFAVAAFAGAAWYATRSEPVGEATSVTPEIADALIRPYSPILGPENAPVTIVEFFDPACEACRAFYPVVKGIMSEHGDAVRVVIRYTPFHGEASEEAIQVLETARMQGVFEQVLEAVLRDQPRWASHGAPEPGLILQIAAGAGLDAEAAQTQMRAPDIVGILNQDRADVEAVGVSQTPTFFVNGKPLAPFGEAELRALVAEEVAAAKS, from the coding sequence ATGAACCGCCGCTCTATGATCCTTTCCGTTCCCGTATTCGCAGTCGCGGCATTTGCGGGTGCCGCTTGGTATGCAACGCGGTCAGAGCCCGTAGGGGAGGCCACCTCAGTCACCCCGGAAATTGCCGACGCTTTGATCCGGCCCTACTCCCCGATTCTCGGCCCTGAGAACGCTCCCGTGACAATCGTGGAGTTCTTCGATCCTGCGTGCGAAGCCTGCCGCGCTTTCTACCCGGTCGTGAAGGGCATTATGTCCGAACATGGCGACGCCGTGCGCGTGGTAATCCGCTACACACCGTTTCACGGGGAAGCTTCGGAAGAAGCGATCCAGGTCCTCGAAACAGCACGTATGCAGGGGGTCTTCGAGCAGGTTCTGGAAGCGGTGCTGCGGGATCAGCCCCGCTGGGCGTCCCACGGAGCGCCCGAGCCCGGCCTCATCCTCCAGATCGCTGCGGGCGCCGGCCTTGACGCAGAGGCCGCGCAGACGCAAATGCGCGCGCCGGATATCGTGGGCATTCTCAATCAGGACCGCGCCGATGTTGAAGCCGTGGGCGTGAGCCAGACGCCGACCTTTTTCGTCAACGGCAAGCCGCTCGCCCCTTTCGGCGAGGCAGAATTGCGCGCGCTGGTCGCAGAGGAAGTCGCGGCAGCCAAGAGCTGA
- a CDS encoding disulfide bond formation protein B yields the protein MTFRLSTDAALAAAWIVALVSSFAVLFIGEVLGQTPCILCWFQRAFMFPLTVVLGLGLWWQDGLAGRYGVALSLAGGAIALWHLGLFWGLIPERIQPCTAAGPSCTDEGQLALGVPIPLLSFLAFALIAALSAASLKEKTE from the coding sequence ATGACATTCAGGCTCTCAACCGATGCGGCGCTGGCAGCCGCATGGATCGTCGCACTAGTTTCGTCATTTGCCGTTCTGTTTATTGGCGAGGTCTTGGGACAGACGCCCTGCATCCTTTGCTGGTTTCAACGCGCCTTCATGTTCCCGCTGACGGTTGTGCTGGGTCTCGGGCTCTGGTGGCAAGACGGGCTGGCCGGCCGCTACGGCGTCGCGCTTTCTCTGGCTGGCGGTGCCATCGCACTGTGGCATCTCGGCCTCTTCTGGGGACTCATTCCCGAACGTATCCAGCCCTGTACAGCTGCAGGACCGTCCTGCACCGACGAAGGCCAGCTTGCCCTCGGCGTACCAATCCCGCTGCTTTCGTTCCTGGCCTTTGCTCTCATCGCCGCCCTGTCAGCCGCTTCTTTAAAGGAAAAAACCGAATGA
- a CDS encoding SCO family protein has translation MLWADYRADQARESQAAFRAAFELTDHQGMPRTQEDFAGRWMLVFFGFANCPDVCPTTLAEVAAVMEGLGPDAGQVQPLFISIDPERDTPMALADFVPRFEAGIIGLTGTPDQIDRTAKSFHIFYEKIEEAAAPDGYTMGHSTQLFLCDPEAGYVAAWPYGTPTEEIVSDLREQISS, from the coding sequence ATGCTATGGGCGGACTATCGCGCCGATCAGGCCCGTGAGAGCCAGGCTGCCTTCCGCGCGGCCTTCGAACTCACGGACCATCAAGGGATGCCCCGAACGCAGGAAGACTTCGCCGGGCGGTGGATGCTGGTCTTTTTTGGCTTCGCAAACTGCCCTGATGTCTGCCCGACGACACTCGCTGAGGTCGCCGCCGTTATGGAAGGGCTCGGTCCGGACGCCGGGCAGGTCCAGCCGCTCTTCATCTCGATTGATCCCGAGCGCGATACACCTATGGCGCTCGCAGATTTTGTCCCGCGCTTTGAGGCCGGCATCATCGGTCTCACGGGGACCCCGGACCAGATCGACCGGACTGCGAAGAGTTTTCATATCTTTTACGAGAAAATCGAGGAGGCCGCGGCCCCCGACGGTTACACGATGGGGCATTCCACGCAGCTGTTCCTCTGCGATCCTGAAGCTGGCTATGTCGCGGCATGGCCCTATGGCACGCCGACAGAGGAAATCGTATCCGATCTGAGGGAGCAGATTTCCTCATGA
- a CDS encoding MerR family transcriptional regulator, with translation MLTIGSLGKKTGTKVQTIRYYEQIGLMPEPGRTEGGQRRYGEAELDRLSFIRHARQLGFSLDAIRELLDLSDHPDRSCDEADAIARRQLKQVYQRIARLEALRTELERMVHECSGGKTSDCRVLEVLRDHAECLTEHDEIGA, from the coding sequence ATGCTCACGATTGGCAGTTTGGGAAAGAAAACTGGCACCAAAGTCCAGACGATCCGCTATTATGAACAGATAGGCCTGATGCCTGAGCCAGGGAGGACAGAAGGCGGTCAGCGGCGCTATGGCGAGGCCGAACTTGACCGGCTGTCCTTCATCCGTCACGCACGCCAGCTCGGCTTTTCTCTGGATGCAATCCGGGAACTTCTCGATCTGAGCGACCATCCGGACCGGTCCTGCGACGAAGCCGATGCTATAGCCCGGCGGCAGTTGAAGCAGGTGTATCAGCGGATTGCCCGCCTGGAAGCACTGCGCACCGAACTCGAACGCATGGTGCATGAATGCAGCGGCGGCAAGACATCGGATTGCCGGGTACTAGAGGTGCTCCGCGATCATGCCGAATGTCTGACCGAGCACGACGAGATCGGGGCATGA